A section of the Tenrec ecaudatus isolate mTenEca1 chromosome 10, mTenEca1.hap1, whole genome shotgun sequence genome encodes:
- the DCAKD gene encoding dephospho-CoA kinase domain-containing protein — MFLVGLTGGIASGKSSVAQVFQQLGCAVIDADLIAQRVVQPGYPAHRRIVEAFGTEVLLENGHINRVALGELIFNQPDLRQLLNTITHPAIGKEMMKETFKYFLQGYRYVILDIPLLFETQKLLRFMKHTVVVYCDRDTQLKRLMQRNQLKLEDAEARITAQLPLKDKARLARHVLDNSGEWNVTKHQVILLYTELENSLEYLPLRLGALTGLAGAAALLYLLARCLLPLP, encoded by the exons ATGTTCCTGGTGGGCCTGACAGGGGGCATTGCCTCAGGGAAGAGCTCCGTGGCCCAGGTGTTCCAGCAGCTGGGTTGTGCGGTGATTGATGCGGACCTGATTGCCCAGCGCG TGGTCCAGCCCGGATACCCCGCTCACCGGCGCATCGTGGAGGCCTTTGGCACAGAAGTGTTGCTGGAGAACGGCCACATCAACCGGGTGGCCCTTGGGGAGCTGATCTTTAACCAGCCTGACCTGCGACAGCTGCTCAACACCATCACACACCCTGCGATCGGCAAGGAAATGATGAAGGAGACCTTCAAGTACTTCCTCCAGG GCTACCGCTACGTGATTCTAGATATCCCCCTGCTGTTCGAGACCCAGAAGCTGCTCAGGTTCATGAAGCACACGGTGGTGGTGTACTG TGACCGAGACACCCAGTTGAAGCGGCTGATGCAGCGGAACCAACTGAAGCTGGAGGACGCCGAGGCCCGTATCACGGCCCAGCTGCCCCTGAAGGACAAAGCCCGCCTGGCCCGCCATGTTCTGGACAATTCTGGCGAGTGGAATGTCACCAAACACCAGGTCATCCTCCTGTACACCGAACTGGAGAATTCCCTGGAGTACCTGCCGCTGCGGCTGGGCGCCCTCACAGGCCTGGCGGGCGCAGCTGCTCTCCTCTACCTGCTGGCCCGCTGCCTCCTGCCTTTGCCCTAG